The Thalassotalea nanhaiensis genome has a window encoding:
- a CDS encoding gluconokinase, GntK/IdnK-type translates to MYKPTNKLVFVDDTRQRIELYSPTKMPEAGSFLWNKQMMVQFNCRGYAVGQFMQPEPSKYAYAPNLEAKTFMQPEHAYYANHPGRFFYIKDEDTGEVFSAPFAPAKMSLDYFCFSAGQHDISWHIEALNISVKITVSLSESDAIEMWELTVSNLDSKARNVSIYPYFTVGYMSWMNQSADFLPELNAIVATCISPYQKVEEYFERTNLKDKTYLIADTKPTSWCCNQKVFEGNSDVSFPEGIKAETLEQINSLYEVPAAVMQYQESFKAKQSKSYRFLFGPAEHNQQIADIRDKYFGTSNLFEQEKHNYEQYIKQSSGPINIESGDTVFDQFVNYWLPRQVFYHGDVNRLTTDPQTRNYLQDNLGMSYISPQTARQAFITALSQQNQTGEMPDGILIHPDASLKYINQVPHTDHCVWLPICIQAYLNETNDISLLDELVPFADNKSTQTIKQHIELALDWLVASCDERGLSYIAQGDWCDPMNMVGYKGKGVSTWLTLASAYAINTWVDVCADYQIDINLKYSFFAGFLNQAVNKHCWEGQWYSRGISDDNISFGVGDDTEGRIYLNPQSWAILSGAVSTENKAKLLAQIELQLNTPFGTMMLAPSYTKMRENVGRLTQKFPGTAENGSIYNHAAIFYAYSLFKIGEAEKAFSVMRKMLPDDNFIQRGQLPNFIPNYYRGAFYQHPRTAGRSSQLFNTGTVSWFYRCVIEGIAGLVGNKGDLLIKPQLPNQWSKLNVIRAFNGATFNVEILKTKKVSQQTVHINGNYEASNRIANITAGKTYQVQVLLPLPPELIIIMGVSGCGKSTIGRQISKQCSYKYFEADDFHSEEAIELMAQGIPLTDKQREPWIDEMCTCLETEFIKKNDCVLAYSGLRAEHREKFRQLGFNTRFVFLDVDEQQLQVRLKNRPSHFFKEELLASQFSALQRPNDESDVFVVDANHSQASVLGQIVSYIKNGEA, encoded by the coding sequence CCAACAAATAAACTGGTTTTTGTAGATGACACAAGACAACGAATAGAGCTGTACAGCCCAACAAAAATGCCTGAAGCAGGCAGTTTTTTGTGGAATAAACAAATGATGGTGCAATTTAATTGTCGTGGTTATGCTGTTGGACAGTTTATGCAACCAGAGCCAAGTAAATACGCTTATGCCCCAAATTTGGAAGCTAAAACCTTTATGCAGCCAGAGCATGCGTATTATGCAAATCATCCGGGTCGATTTTTTTATATTAAAGATGAAGATACTGGTGAAGTATTTTCAGCACCTTTTGCTCCTGCCAAAATGTCTCTCGATTATTTTTGTTTTTCGGCTGGTCAACATGACATTAGTTGGCACATCGAAGCGCTGAATATTTCCGTTAAAATCACGGTAAGCCTTAGTGAATCTGATGCGATTGAAATGTGGGAATTAACGGTAAGCAACTTAGACAGTAAAGCTCGAAACGTAAGTATTTACCCTTATTTTACTGTTGGTTATATGTCATGGATGAATCAATCAGCAGATTTTCTGCCTGAATTAAATGCCATTGTAGCGACTTGTATCAGCCCATACCAAAAGGTTGAAGAATACTTTGAACGAACAAATTTAAAAGATAAAACTTATTTAATCGCTGATACCAAGCCTACATCATGGTGCTGTAATCAGAAGGTGTTTGAGGGCAATAGCGACGTATCTTTTCCTGAAGGTATAAAAGCAGAGACATTAGAGCAAATTAATTCATTGTACGAAGTACCTGCCGCGGTGATGCAATATCAAGAAAGTTTCAAAGCTAAGCAAAGTAAGAGTTATCGCTTTTTATTTGGGCCTGCAGAACATAACCAACAAATTGCTGATATAAGGGATAAATACTTTGGTACATCAAACTTGTTCGAGCAAGAAAAACATAATTATGAACAATATATAAAGCAAAGCTCTGGACCAATAAATATTGAATCTGGCGATACGGTTTTCGATCAGTTTGTCAATTATTGGCTGCCCAGACAGGTGTTTTATCATGGTGATGTAAACCGCTTAACAACCGATCCGCAAACTCGTAATTATTTACAAGATAATCTGGGCATGAGCTATATTTCGCCTCAAACAGCTCGTCAGGCATTCATTACTGCATTAAGCCAACAAAATCAGACAGGAGAGATGCCAGATGGTATTTTGATCCACCCTGATGCCAGCTTAAAATACATTAATCAAGTGCCACATACCGATCATTGTGTATGGCTGCCAATTTGCATTCAAGCATATTTAAATGAAACCAATGACATTAGCTTATTAGATGAATTAGTGCCCTTTGCTGATAATAAAAGTACCCAAACCATTAAACAGCATATTGAGCTGGCGTTAGACTGGTTAGTCGCCTCATGTGATGAACGAGGGCTTAGTTATATTGCTCAGGGGGATTGGTGCGACCCGATGAATATGGTTGGCTATAAAGGTAAAGGAGTATCTACTTGGCTTACCTTAGCAAGCGCTTATGCGATAAATACTTGGGTTGATGTTTGTGCTGACTATCAAATTGACATCAATCTAAAATACAGTTTTTTTGCTGGTTTCCTTAATCAAGCGGTGAATAAACATTGTTGGGAAGGGCAGTGGTATAGCAGGGGGATCTCCGATGATAATATTAGCTTTGGCGTTGGCGATGACACAGAAGGGAGAATTTATCTTAATCCACAAAGTTGGGCAATACTTTCAGGAGCAGTTTCTACTGAGAATAAAGCTAAATTGCTTGCTCAAATAGAACTGCAATTAAACACTCCATTTGGCACAATGATGTTGGCGCCGAGTTATACCAAAATGCGCGAAAACGTTGGCAGGCTTACTCAAAAGTTTCCGGGCACCGCCGAAAACGGCTCTATCTATAACCATGCGGCAATTTTTTACGCATACAGTCTATTTAAAATTGGCGAAGCTGAAAAAGCGTTTTCGGTAATGAGAAAAATGCTACCGGACGATAATTTTATCCAGCGTGGACAATTACCTAATTTTATTCCTAATTATTATCGCGGGGCTTTTTATCAACACCCAAGAACTGCAGGGCGTTCAAGTCAGTTATTTAATACGGGGACAGTATCTTGGTTCTATCGCTGTGTGATTGAAGGTATAGCAGGTCTGGTGGGCAACAAAGGCGATTTACTGATCAAGCCACAACTACCAAATCAATGGTCAAAATTAAACGTTATTCGAGCGTTTAACGGGGCTACCTTTAATGTAGAAATTTTAAAAACAAAAAAAGTAAGCCAACAAACAGTCCACATCAACGGTAATTATGAAGCATCTAATCGTATTGCTAACATTACCGCAGGTAAGACCTATCAAGTACAAGTGTTACTACCATTGCCACCAGAGCTGATCATTATAATGGGAGTTAGTGGTTGTGGTAAATCAACTATTGGCAGGCAAATTAGCAAACAGTGTAGTTATAAGTATTTTGAAGCAGATGATTTTCATTCTGAAGAGGCTATCGAATTAATGGCGCAGGGCATACCGCTAACAGATAAACAACGGGAACCCTGGATAGATGAAATGTGCACCTGCTTAGAAACAGAGTTTATTAAGAAAAATGATTGCGTGTTGGCATACTCTGGCCTTAGAGCAGAGCACCGGGAAAAATTTAGACAGCTGGGTTTTAATACCCGTTTTGTTTTTTTAGACGTGGATGAACAACAGTTACAGGTACGGTTGAAAAATAGACCCTCACATTTCTTTAAAGAGGAGTTACTTGCAAGCCAGTTTTCTGCCTTGCAACGTCCCAATGATGAGAGTGATGTTTTTGTTGTTGATGCTAATCACTCGCAAGCGTCTGTTTTAGGGCAGATTGTTTCTTATATTAAAAATGGAGAAGCATGA
- a CDS encoding ADP-ribosylglycohydrolase family protein, with product MNVFKSILYFTFLNAIWACSDHNDTHQLKPTAETIVIKKSEYKEKLHGFWLGQNIANWTGLITEMDKVGTPDTMPFYTDTDWGRKDLPAIWGEGVPHSDIIDFYFQQEGKPWGADDDTDIEYMYQYLHEQHKTSLLSAEQIRKGWLTHIYSETDAPLFKKFADSKPMQENFLWESNQQARILMEQGMLPPHTSEPENNNKYMMIDAQLTTEVFGLLAPARADVALKIAHLPIRTSAKYDAQLAAEFYVVMHSLAANVDNRQSMKTQTQWLAKQARQYLPDSSVVAKMYDFIKESYDTNPDKNNWEKTRDAVYLRYQIEKLDGYNYKDPFESGINFAASLVSLFYGEGDIKRTIQIGTLVGWDSDNPTATWGGLLGFMIGKKSVEKAFEQYHLSDTYWIHRTRRNFKDRTPNIDGEDTLHGMADRGLSIVDRVVIEQMNGKLNDAGDAWEIPLHQPD from the coding sequence ATGAACGTATTTAAAAGTATCCTTTATTTTACTTTCCTCAATGCTATTTGGGCTTGCTCAGATCACAATGATACTCATCAATTAAAACCAACGGCTGAAACAATTGTCATTAAAAAGAGTGAATATAAGGAAAAGTTGCACGGTTTTTGGCTAGGGCAAAATATCGCCAATTGGACCGGATTAATTACTGAAATGGATAAAGTCGGCACACCTGATACTATGCCATTTTATACCGATACTGACTGGGGAAGAAAAGATTTACCGGCAATATGGGGTGAGGGAGTGCCCCATTCAGATATTATTGATTTTTACTTTCAACAAGAAGGTAAACCATGGGGGGCTGACGACGATACAGATATAGAGTATATGTATCAGTATTTACATGAACAGCACAAGACTAGTTTGCTCAGTGCAGAGCAGATACGAAAGGGCTGGTTAACACATATCTATTCTGAAACAGATGCTCCACTTTTTAAAAAGTTTGCTGACTCAAAACCGATGCAAGAAAACTTTTTATGGGAATCAAATCAACAAGCTAGGATTTTAATGGAGCAAGGCATGCTACCGCCTCATACTAGCGAACCTGAAAATAATAACAAATATATGATGATAGATGCGCAATTAACAACCGAGGTTTTTGGCTTGTTAGCACCTGCGAGAGCTGATGTGGCATTAAAAATTGCTCATTTGCCAATAAGAACATCTGCTAAATATGATGCTCAGTTGGCCGCAGAATTTTATGTTGTTATGCATTCTTTGGCTGCTAATGTTGATAATCGTCAATCGATGAAAACGCAAACTCAATGGCTTGCTAAGCAAGCAAGACAATATTTGCCAGACTCCTCTGTTGTTGCAAAAATGTATGACTTTATTAAAGAATCATATGACACCAACCCAGATAAAAATAACTGGGAAAAAACCCGCGACGCTGTTTACTTACGTTATCAAATAGAAAAACTTGATGGATATAATTATAAAGACCCATTCGAGTCTGGAATTAATTTTGCGGCAAGTTTAGTGAGCCTTTTCTATGGTGAAGGTGATATAAAGCGTACGATTCAAATTGGTACTTTAGTTGGTTGGGATTCTGATAACCCAACGGCAACTTGGGGCGGATTATTAGGGTTTATGATAGGTAAAAAAAGTGTTGAAAAAGCATTCGAACAATATCATTTGTCAGATACGTATTGGATACACAGAACACGGCGTAACTTTAAGGATAGAACGCCAAACATAGACGGTGAAGATACCCTTCATGGTATGGCTGATCGAGGTTTAAGTATTGTTGACCGTGTTGTTATAGAGCAAATGAACGGAAAACTAAATGATGCAGGCGATGCATGGGAAATACCGCTACATCAGCCTGATTAA
- a CDS encoding LacI family DNA-binding transcriptional regulator — protein sequence MATIYEVSELAGVSLATVSRVMNNNAKVSEKTRTKVLQAMDELGYRPNSIAQSLASNRTNSVGVLVSELHGGFFGFIMDGIENELRLANKHIIITTGHSDEAQEKSAIEFLISRKCDALILLTDSVDDDYLVSISKTIPTVLVNRKVDEMAQNCISLNNELGGYLATKALIEKGHKDIAYISGPDWKVDSHDRLVGHQRALAEHDITYQNDLFYQGDFNEGTGFEGYNELTAAPTKFTAIACGNDEMASGAMKAARKQGLNLPKDLSIVGFDNNMFASYLYPELTTIDNSAYLMGKMATDIILKNVYKQDDIAIQNVFEPKLITRNSIATK from the coding sequence ATGGCCACAATTTATGAAGTCTCGGAATTAGCAGGTGTGTCACTTGCAACAGTTTCGCGAGTAATGAATAACAATGCAAAGGTAAGTGAAAAAACACGAACTAAAGTATTACAGGCCATGGATGAGTTAGGTTACCGTCCTAACTCAATTGCGCAGTCGTTAGCATCTAACCGTACCAACAGTGTTGGTGTGTTAGTTTCAGAATTACATGGTGGCTTCTTCGGATTCATTATGGACGGTATTGAAAACGAACTGCGCTTAGCCAACAAACACATTATTATTACCACCGGCCATAGTGATGAAGCTCAAGAAAAAAGTGCCATTGAGTTTTTAATTAGTCGAAAATGCGATGCGTTAATTTTACTAACAGACTCAGTGGATGATGATTACCTTGTTAGTATTTCTAAAACTATTCCTACAGTACTTGTTAACCGAAAAGTTGATGAAATGGCCCAAAACTGCATCAGTTTAAATAACGAACTAGGTGGTTATTTAGCGACAAAAGCATTGATAGAAAAAGGGCATAAAGATATTGCCTATATTTCTGGTCCAGACTGGAAAGTTGACTCTCATGATCGCCTTGTAGGTCACCAACGAGCACTTGCCGAACATGACATTACCTATCAAAATGATCTTTTTTATCAAGGTGATTTTAATGAAGGTACTGGTTTTGAAGGCTATAACGAGCTAACCGCCGCGCCGACAAAGTTTACAGCGATTGCATGTGGTAACGATGAAATGGCATCAGGTGCGATGAAAGCAGCTAGAAAGCAAGGCTTAAATTTACCTAAAGACTTATCTATCGTTGGATTTGATAACAACATGTTTGCCAGCTATTTATATCCTGAGCTAACCACCATAGATAACTCGGCATATTTAATGGGTAAGATGGCAACTGATATCATATTGAAAAACGTTTATAAACAAGATGATATTGCTATTCAAAATGTGTTTGAGCCAAAACTCATAACTCGAAACTCTATCGCTACCAAGTAA
- a CDS encoding glycoside-pentoside-hexuronide (GPH):cation symporter: MLSVKEKVAYGLGDTASNIIWQTVMMFLLVYYTDVVGLAPAAVGTMFLLVRVVDAITDPLMGAVADRTRTKYGQFRPYLVWLALPFGLISVLAFTTPDFSESGRLIYAFVTYTLLMMVYTAINIPYSALGGVLTADPKERVTVQTYRFIFAMLGGAFIAACTMPMVEYFGNGDNAKGYQYTMIVMSIMGVIMFLLCFAGTKERIVTPISQKSSFKEDFKSLWQNDQWRVLCLAAVSLLTGQILRFSLSVYYVKYFLGREDLVSAFITLGMIGSIAGVAIAQPLAKKVCKIKAYITLQTIAAIICALSYFIGSEQITLAFVVFFLWRFFLEMATPLLWAKMADTIDYGQWKTGVRITGIVYSSVVFFIKLGLALGGALAGWALAYYGYQADMEQTEETKQGILLSFTLFPAIGSLLVAFIMRWYILDDKKVADIHQQLNQATS, encoded by the coding sequence ATGCTATCAGTAAAAGAAAAAGTTGCTTATGGATTAGGTGACACCGCCAGTAATATTATTTGGCAAACGGTAATGATGTTTTTATTGGTTTATTATACCGATGTTGTAGGCTTGGCCCCTGCTGCCGTTGGTACCATGTTTTTATTGGTACGTGTTGTTGATGCTATAACAGATCCATTAATGGGCGCTGTTGCCGACAGAACGCGCACAAAGTATGGTCAGTTTCGCCCTTACCTAGTATGGCTGGCTCTTCCGTTTGGTTTAATTAGTGTACTTGCCTTTACCACACCTGATTTTTCAGAAAGTGGTCGTTTAATATATGCATTTGTAACCTACACATTATTAATGATGGTTTACACTGCTATTAATATCCCTTACTCGGCTTTAGGTGGTGTGCTTACTGCCGATCCTAAAGAGCGAGTTACGGTACAAACTTATCGTTTTATTTTTGCCATGTTGGGTGGAGCGTTTATCGCCGCATGTACTATGCCAATGGTAGAGTACTTTGGTAATGGCGACAATGCCAAAGGCTATCAATACACCATGATCGTAATGAGCATCATGGGCGTCATTATGTTTTTACTCTGTTTCGCCGGAACTAAAGAACGTATCGTCACACCGATTAGTCAAAAATCAAGCTTTAAAGAAGACTTCAAATCACTTTGGCAAAATGATCAATGGCGTGTTTTATGTTTAGCTGCAGTGTCTTTACTAACCGGGCAAATATTGCGTTTTTCGTTATCTGTTTATTACGTAAAATATTTTCTTGGGCGTGAAGATTTAGTGTCTGCTTTTATCACTTTAGGGATGATTGGTAGTATCGCAGGTGTTGCTATTGCTCAACCGTTAGCCAAAAAAGTCTGTAAAATTAAGGCCTACATAACCTTACAAACCATTGCCGCAATAATTTGTGCCTTGAGTTACTTTATTGGTAGCGAGCAAATCACCTTGGCATTTGTGGTGTTTTTCTTATGGCGCTTTTTCCTTGAGATGGCGACTCCATTATTATGGGCTAAAATGGCCGACACCATTGATTATGGCCAATGGAAAACCGGCGTTAGAATTACCGGTATTGTCTACTCGTCAGTAGTGTTCTTTATAAAACTAGGTTTAGCACTTGGTGGGGCACTCGCAGGCTGGGCACTTGCATATTATGGCTACCAAGCAGATATGGAACAAACGGAAGAAACTAAACAAGGCATATTGCTATCGTTTACTTTATTTCCTGCAATAGGGTCACTATTGGTTGCATTCATTATGCGCTGGTATATTTTGGATGACAAAAAAGTTGCGGATATACATCAGCAACTTAACCAGGCCACTAGTTAA
- a CDS encoding CBM9 family sugar-binding protein, translating to MMKVPSLNQVIVLSGLFISTLGVADENLVSVNKAESAIVIDGVATEPAWKNAPWLALDKHIVGEYPSSDDFSGRYKLLWDEQYLYLMAELNDDVLFDQYANPTEKYWDDDSLEVFIDEDASGGNHQFSFNAFAYHVALDNQVADIGPNNPDGSTNFILLNEHVQSRWQRSETKPYSITWELAISLYDDSFSLTGKHTPVTLSKGKVVGFMLAYCDNDGSKVREHFVGSHDIKPKNGDKNLGYIDASVFAKVKLQ from the coding sequence ATGATGAAAGTACCGTCATTAAACCAAGTGATAGTTTTGTCAGGCTTATTTATTTCAACACTAGGTGTTGCTGACGAAAATCTAGTAAGTGTGAACAAAGCCGAATCTGCAATTGTGATTGATGGTGTTGCCACTGAACCAGCTTGGAAAAATGCCCCATGGTTAGCGTTAGATAAACATATTGTTGGGGAGTACCCTAGCTCTGATGACTTCTCTGGGCGGTATAAATTGCTTTGGGATGAACAGTATTTATATTTAATGGCTGAACTTAACGACGATGTATTGTTCGATCAATACGCAAACCCCACTGAAAAGTATTGGGATGATGACAGCTTAGAGGTTTTTATCGATGAAGATGCCTCTGGTGGAAACCATCAATTTAGTTTTAATGCTTTTGCTTATCATGTCGCATTAGACAATCAAGTAGCTGATATAGGCCCCAATAATCCCGACGGCAGTACCAACTTCATTTTGCTTAATGAACATGTGCAAAGTAGGTGGCAGCGCAGCGAAACAAAGCCCTATTCGATTACCTGGGAGCTTGCCATAAGTTTATACGATGATAGTTTCAGCTTAACGGGTAAGCATACGCCAGTGACTTTATCGAAAGGTAAGGTGGTTGGTTTTATGTTGGCCTATTGTGATAATGATGGCAGCAAGGTACGTGAACATTTTGTTGGCTCACATGATATTAAACCGAAAAATGGCGATAAAAACTTAGGTTATATCGATGCCAGCGTATTTGCTAAAGTTAAACTGCAATAA